The genome window CTTGACCTGTGCTGCAACACCCCCGACAGCACACATGTCTCCGGAGCGGCATCTGCGTCGCGTCGGACCAGGTGTGCCCCCCCAGCCTCGGGTTGCTCGGACGCAGCCAGCGGACGGGCCACCACCGGTGGCCTGCTCAGGTGGGCTCCCGAGGGGAACATCGCTAGGCTCCGCGGGTGGCCGAGCCGGTGTCCTGCAGCGTCTGCGGCACGAGCGTGACCGGCAAGCCGCCGCTGACCTGGTCGACCACCACCGGCCCCCTCCGACGGGTGCTGGTGTGTGACCGCTGCACCCGCGAGAACCTGCGCTCTATCGAGGCCCGGCTCGACGAGGTGTGGTGGTGAGCCTTCCCGAGCTGCAGGCCGGCGTCTGGCGGCACTGGAAGGGCAACGACTACCTCGTTCTGGGCCTCGGCCATGACGCCGCCGACCCGTCACGGGCGGTCGTCGTCTACGTCCCGCTGTACGACGTGCCGGGCCCACGGCTGGCCGTGCGTACGGCCGAGCGGTTCCTGGAGGAGGTCTCGCCCGGCGTACCGAGGTTCCGCTACCGCGGGCCCGGCTGACCAGAAGCGAAGCCGGGCTGCCAGCGCGCCATCTCG of Mycobacteriales bacterium contains these proteins:
- a CDS encoding DUF1653 domain-containing protein, which codes for MSLPELQAGVWRHWKGNDYLVLGLGHDAADPSRAVVVYVPLYDVPGPRLAVRTAERFLEEVSPGVPRFRYRGPG